One window of Pocillopora verrucosa isolate sample1 chromosome 9, ASM3666991v2, whole genome shotgun sequence genomic DNA carries:
- the LOC131798480 gene encoding eukaryotic translation initiation factor 5A-1-like, with amino-acid sequence MADDEYEGQGESGASNTYPQQCSALRKNGYVVMKNRPCKIVEMSTSKTGKHGHAKVHLVGLDIFTGKKYEDICPSTHNMNVPNVNREDYQVNDIQSDGYLHLMNDNNGVREDLKLPENDVGKEIRSKHENGEIVSVTVLSAMGEEMVIGSKVVPLTK; translated from the exons ATGGCTGATGATGAGTATGAAGGACAAGGAGAATCTGGGGCCTCCAACACCTATCCACAGCAATGCTCTGCCCTTCGCAAGAATGGTTATGTTGTCATGAAAAATCGTCCCTGCAAAATAGTTGAGATGTCCACTTCAAAGACTGGGAAACATGGCCATGCTAAG GTTCATTTGGTAGGCCTTGATATCTTCACTGGCAAGAAGTATGAAGACATCTGTCCCTCAACTCATAACATGAATGTGCCTAATGTCAATCGTGAGGACTACCag GTGAATGATATACAGAGTGATGGATATTTGCATTTGATGAATGATAATAATGGTGTGCGTGAGGACTTGAAATTACCAGAGAACGATGTGGGGAAAGAAATAAGATCCAAACATGAAAATGGTGAAATTGTGTCCGTAACTGTTCTAAGTGCCATGGGAGAAGAAATGGTTATTGGTAGCAAGGTAGTCCCGCTGACCAAGTAA
- the LOC131798479 gene encoding prolyl 4-hydroxylase subunit alpha-1 isoform X1, translating to MIKWKTWMVWWSLLFSVTTAEFFTSLSRIKGLVRLESALSNSLDNYLEQMSEPPEVLRQFADRVRKEMKIAAGDIEKYAFHPINSFLLVRRFVRHWTELATFLSEGSPNDLYSELMINRRAFPTSKDFIGSLNAILRIQEVYNLSARALADGDLHQTIPSGGLGADECYELGIGSNDQENYEGVTGWMKEALKRMSPPYEYSGALTKIDVLEYLAWAEYKVGLLEDAILHTKDILEEDPTSKQAHINLGHFQAEVMQRNTNASHSTRNKLDNKKNKKDFELKYERLCRGETRKSQRQRDRLSCYYNRNRPTQVLRPVKVETLSSNPDLYLFHDVISESEIEHIKKLAKPQLKRAFVTNTDTGKEFKADYRISQSAWLDDNDSLVVKKISQRIQTTTGLSLDSEHSEALQVANYGMGGHYEPHHDFLQNPDGSLPVEDIDGDRIATVLFYMSDVEAGGATVFLDAEVIVYPRKGDAVFWFNLKKDGTPDLKTLHAACPVVIGSKWVANKWINERGQEFRRPCTRT from the exons ATGATCAAGTGGAAAACTTGGATGGTTTGGTGGTCTCTTTTATTTAGTGTAACAACCGCTGAATTTTTCACATCTTTGAGTCGGATAAAAGGCTTGGTTCGCTTGGAAAGCGCTCTGTCGAACTCTCTCGACAATTATTTGGAACAGATGTCAGAACCCCCGGAGGTTCTCCGACAATTCGCCGATCGTGtcaggaaagaaatgaaaatcgCGGCAGGTGATATCGAAAAATATGCCTTCCACCCGATCAATTCATTTCTGCTTGTGAGACGATTTGTACGACATTGGACGGAACTGGCGACCTTCCTCTCCGAAGGATCACCGAACG ATCTCTATTCCGAGCTCATGATCAACCGTCGAGCATTTCCCACCTCGAAAGACTTCATTGGAAGCCTCAACGCCATTCTACGCATCCAAGAGGTTTACAATCTCAGCGCACGCGCACTCGCTGATGGAGATCTGCATCAAACAATACCAAGCGGGGGTCTGGGCGCTGACGAGTGTTATGAGTTAGGCATTGGTAGCAATGATCAAGAAAATTACGAGGGGGTAACAGGCTGGATGAAAGAAGCTCTTAAACGCATGAGCCCACCCTATGAATACAGCGGTGCACTCACAAAAATTGACGTGTTGGAATATTTAGCCTGGGCCGAGTATAAG GTGGGACTTCTTGAAGATGCAATCCTACACACAAAGGATATTCTTGAAGAAG ACCCCACAAGTAAACAAGCTCATATCAATCTTGGACACTTCCAGGCCGAGGTGATGCAACGCAATACGAACGCAAGTCATTCGACAAGAAACAAGCTagacaacaagaaaaataaaaaagatttcgAGTTAAAATATGAACGCTTGTGCCGCGGAGAAACACGAAAG TCTCAGAGACAAAGAGACAGACTGAGTTGTTACTACAATAGAAATCGTCCAACACAAGTGCTGAGACCAGTTAAAGTAGAAACTTTAAGTTCAAATCCAGACCTCTATCTGTTTCATGACGTCATCTCAGAGAGCGAAATCGAGCATATAAAGAAGCTTGCCAAGCCTCAG CTCAAGAGAGCTTTTGTCACAAACACAGATACTGGAAAAGAGTTTAAAGCAGACTATAGGATAAGTCAAAG CGCCTGGCTGGACGACAATGATTCTCTTGTAGTAAAGAAAATTAGCCAGAGGATTCAAACTACCACGGGTCTTTCTCTAGATTCTGAACACTCAGAAGCATTACAG GTGGCGAACTACGGTATGGGAGGACATTATGAACCACATCACGATTTCCTGCAG AATCCAGACGGAAGCCTTCCTGTTGAGGATATTGACGGTGACAGGATAGCTACAGTACTGTTTTAT ATGAGTGACGTGGAGGCAGGCGGTGCGACGGTGTTCTTAGATGCTGAAGTAATTGTATATCCTCGAAAG GGTGACGCAGTATTTTGGTTTAATCTTAAAAAAGATGGTACCCCTGACCTCAAAACGTTGCACGCTGCCTGCCCTGTGGTCATTGGCTCAAAATGGG TTGCAAACAAATGGATCAATGAAAGAGGCCAGGAGTTTCGCCGACCATGCACACGAACCTGA
- the LOC131798487 gene encoding protein LZIC-like: protein MTSRGQSETQKLKQNLGEQLDRLVAQLSDLEECKEDLDEDEYEETKKETVEQLKEFKETLEKFAAGNVTLVDEISSMQLAIQAAISEAFKTPEVIRLFAKKQPGQLRQRLSEMQRDLKTGHLSQAAYTQQAVEILTALKKLGEQLKPQEAEFLAENTNAALSLFEKVSENMGTGDKLLKVAGSQVEDAQK, encoded by the exons ATGACATCCAGAGGGCAAAGTGAGACTcagaaattaaagcaaaatctAGGAGAACAGCTTGATCGCCTTGTGGCTCAGCTGTCTGATTTGGAAGAATGCAA gGAAGACTTGGATGAGGATGAATATGAAGAAACTAAGAAGGAAACAGTGGAACAGTtaaaagaattcaaagaaacCTTGGAAAAATTTGCAGCTGGAAATGTGACATTAGTTGATGAAATAAGCAGTATGCAATTG GCAATTCAGGCAGCTATTAGTGAGGCTTTCAAGACACCAGAAGTCATTCGTTTGTTTGCAAAGAAACAACCTGGCCAACTAAGACAGAGACTCTCAGAG ATGCAAAGAGATCTCAAAACTGGACACCTCAGTCAAGCAGCATACACACAACAAGCTGTAGAGATTTTAACAgctctgaaaaagcttggagAGCAG CTGAAGCCTCAAGAAGCTGAATTTCTGGCTGAGAATACAAATGCAGCATTGAGCTTGTTTGAGAAAGTTTCAGAGAACATGG GAACTGGTGACAAGCTACTCAAGGTTGCTGGTTCACAAGTAGAAGACGCACAGAAGTGA
- the LOC131798490 gene encoding uncharacterized protein, translating into MATDGQGYQTFSPDEGRAVVIGLSKAHYRRDTSLVYCLEVLENGEVTGFPFRLHNEDGRYIWENEQLRHRSITQGSLITFKRRPSWRFINPCYTENTGKSLGINTILSQLQFGSSGYKAVVYQGIAEGFPTGKIENLKIYQDVEDGPSPACALISVKEATLEDRKIKFKTLLDEECFLKNNCRNNGGGGVEELPLPVQVSLSNQGVSNCVLLVEFGSRLDSESWDSDRHYAVCEAVLISQPGPFALGRRQDSSGGILAGSSLLKSYEMNRNPRGKCIIINNSEFQDEAYNRPGAEFDEQALEALFEYLSFDVEIYQNLDSRDMRDLVRTIASENHSESDAVFVIVMSHGGDHDTVLGVDQRNITVEEMMSEFKAARCKTLEGKPKVFIFQVCRGSSSEFLEHERRHTDNTVSKLHGDSTLSRGTSPQEADFLLAFATTPGYYSYRDEDHGTPFIQTLVEVLRKHHQESHLTEMLPEVTRCVVEKAERDGLQSYIQVPCYSNSLRAKLYL; encoded by the exons ATGGCTACTGACGGTCAAGGCTACCAAACGTTTTCACCTGATGAAGGTCGAGCTGTAGTAATCGGCCTCTCAAAAGCACATTATAGAAGGGATACATCCCTTGTATATTGTTTAGAAGTGCTTGAAAATGGGGAAGTCACTGGATTTCCATTTCGATTGCACAACGAGGATGGACGTTATATTTGGGAAAACGAACAGCTCCGACACAGAAGTATTACCCAGGGATCCCTCATCACCTTCAAGAGAAGACCAAGTTGGCGTTTTATCAACCCTTGCTACACTGAGAATACCGGAAAGAGCTTG gGTATCAATACAATTCTTTCTCAACTACAATTTGGTAGTTCAGGTTATAAAGCAGTTGTCTATCAAGGGATTGCAGAGGGCTTTCCTACtggtaaaattgaaaatttgaagatcTATCAAGATGTTGAAGATGGACCCAGTCCTGCTTGTGCCCTCATCAGTGTGAAAGAGGCAACACTTGAGGacagaaaaatcaaatttaaaacccTATTAGATGAGGAATGTTTTTTGAAGAACAACTGCCGGAACAATGGGGGAGGTGGTGTTGAGGAGCTTCCATTACCTGTCCAGGTTTCTTTGTCCAATCAGGGTGTTAGTAATTGTGTTCTGCTGGTCGAATTTGGAAGTAGACTTGATTCAGAATCCTGGGATTCTGACCGACACTATGCTGTGTGTGAAGCAGTCTTGATTAGCCAACCAGGCCCATTTGCCCTTGGAAGAAGACAAGACAGTTCTGGTGGAATTTTGGCTG GGTCCTCTCTTCTTAAAAGTTATGAAATGAACAGAAACCCTCGAGGGAAGTGTATCATCATAAATAACTCAGAATTCCAGGATGAAGCCTACAATCGCCCTGGTGCTGAGTTTGATGAACAAGCCCTGGAAGCCCTCTTTGAGTACCTCTCATTTGATGTGGAAATCTACCAAAATCTTGACTCACGTGATATGAGAGATCTTGTAAGGACCATAGCAAGTGAGAATCACAGTGAATCTGATGCTGTCTTTGTCATTGTAATGTCCCACGGAGGAGACCATGATACTGTCTTAGGTGTGGATCAAAGAAATATAACTGTTGAAGAAATGATGTCCGAATTTAAAGCTGCAAGGTGCAAAACACTTGAAGGAAAACCCAaggtgtttatttttcaagtctGTAGGGGTTCTTCCTCAGAATTTCTGGAGCACGAGAGACGTCATACTGACAACACTGTGAGTAAGCTTCATGGTGACTCCACCCTCTCAAGAGGGACAAGCCCACAAGAAGCTGATTTTTTATTGGCCTTTGCAACTACCCCTGGGTATTATTCCTACAGAGATGAAGATCACGGTACACCATTCATTCAG ACTCTTGTGGAAGTTCTTAGAAAACATCACCAGGAGAGCCATCTGACAGAGATGTTGCCAGAGGTAACCAGATGTGTGGTTGAAAAAGCCGAAAGAGATGGTTTGCAGAGTTACATTCAAGTTCCGTGTTACAGCAACTCGCTGAGGGCCAAGCTTTATCTCTGA
- the LOC131798479 gene encoding prolyl 4-hydroxylase subunit alpha-1 isoform X2, producing MIKWKTWMVWWSLLFSVTTAEFFTSLSRIKGLVRLESALSNSLDNYLEQMSEPPEVLRQFADRVRKEMKIAAGDIEKYAFHPINSFLLVRRFVRHWTELATFLSEGSPNDLYSELMINRRAFPTSKDFIGSLNAILRIQEVYNLSARALADGDLHQTIPSGGLGADECYELGIGSNDQENYEGVTGWMKEALKRMSPPYEYSGALTKIDVLEYLAWAEYKVGLLEDAILHTKDILEEDPTSKQAHINLGHFQAEVMQRNTNASHSTRNKLDNKKNKKDFELKYERLCRGETRKLKRAFVTNTDTGKEFKADYRISQSAWLDDNDSLVVKKISQRIQTTTGLSLDSEHSEALQVANYGMGGHYEPHHDFLQNPDGSLPVEDIDGDRIATVLFYMSDVEAGGATVFLDAEVIVYPRKGDAVFWFNLKKDGTPDLKTLHAACPVVIGSKWVANKWINERGQEFRRPCTRT from the exons ATGATCAAGTGGAAAACTTGGATGGTTTGGTGGTCTCTTTTATTTAGTGTAACAACCGCTGAATTTTTCACATCTTTGAGTCGGATAAAAGGCTTGGTTCGCTTGGAAAGCGCTCTGTCGAACTCTCTCGACAATTATTTGGAACAGATGTCAGAACCCCCGGAGGTTCTCCGACAATTCGCCGATCGTGtcaggaaagaaatgaaaatcgCGGCAGGTGATATCGAAAAATATGCCTTCCACCCGATCAATTCATTTCTGCTTGTGAGACGATTTGTACGACATTGGACGGAACTGGCGACCTTCCTCTCCGAAGGATCACCGAACG ATCTCTATTCCGAGCTCATGATCAACCGTCGAGCATTTCCCACCTCGAAAGACTTCATTGGAAGCCTCAACGCCATTCTACGCATCCAAGAGGTTTACAATCTCAGCGCACGCGCACTCGCTGATGGAGATCTGCATCAAACAATACCAAGCGGGGGTCTGGGCGCTGACGAGTGTTATGAGTTAGGCATTGGTAGCAATGATCAAGAAAATTACGAGGGGGTAACAGGCTGGATGAAAGAAGCTCTTAAACGCATGAGCCCACCCTATGAATACAGCGGTGCACTCACAAAAATTGACGTGTTGGAATATTTAGCCTGGGCCGAGTATAAG GTGGGACTTCTTGAAGATGCAATCCTACACACAAAGGATATTCTTGAAGAAG ACCCCACAAGTAAACAAGCTCATATCAATCTTGGACACTTCCAGGCCGAGGTGATGCAACGCAATACGAACGCAAGTCATTCGACAAGAAACAAGCTagacaacaagaaaaataaaaaagatttcgAGTTAAAATATGAACGCTTGTGCCGCGGAGAAACACGAAAG CTCAAGAGAGCTTTTGTCACAAACACAGATACTGGAAAAGAGTTTAAAGCAGACTATAGGATAAGTCAAAG CGCCTGGCTGGACGACAATGATTCTCTTGTAGTAAAGAAAATTAGCCAGAGGATTCAAACTACCACGGGTCTTTCTCTAGATTCTGAACACTCAGAAGCATTACAG GTGGCGAACTACGGTATGGGAGGACATTATGAACCACATCACGATTTCCTGCAG AATCCAGACGGAAGCCTTCCTGTTGAGGATATTGACGGTGACAGGATAGCTACAGTACTGTTTTAT ATGAGTGACGTGGAGGCAGGCGGTGCGACGGTGTTCTTAGATGCTGAAGTAATTGTATATCCTCGAAAG GGTGACGCAGTATTTTGGTTTAATCTTAAAAAAGATGGTACCCCTGACCTCAAAACGTTGCACGCTGCCTGCCCTGTGGTCATTGGCTCAAAATGGG TTGCAAACAAATGGATCAATGAAAGAGGCCAGGAGTTTCGCCGACCATGCACACGAACCTGA